A single genomic interval of Sceloporus undulatus isolate JIND9_A2432 ecotype Alabama chromosome 2, SceUnd_v1.1, whole genome shotgun sequence harbors:
- the LOC121920376 gene encoding uncharacterized protein LOC121920376 isoform X2 — translation MARRSLEDTYLQFGGRLRGVWRTSIYRLGKLLSVFRRRSRKVGPAPVDIPITPKKPPRAEEKKTPGRRWWFCRGCQKQPLMGKQPVCLHYPDPQYLSSKMESILAERASALESVESSCPLPTLQSETNLPMNVTAISKMFIKINSRKEDILVCSDQEKLDFLRALSASCIDALEMGKKDPGLRPPKIELIKAIVVVLESLPLTSVPSPVLSCAMLALYHLSKFKPSLNRDMESHVLRLILYQVFTMESSADRKEDFYISSCSTLELLLKGFLTEDGTVDHLLFLLKHINFWLQGSREEKLRALTCASALIDHATDILGPKAAEQFPEWGQMVCQYIIHISSSNPVVSEAARDVLSSMYKFLCIQKRLSLAYIQEFWCPEYCDTEMLGYVDTCLAVEREVVQKSILDAVHQLKEKNKIPRALQVLLHTQDDLIIEDLEN, via the exons ATGGCCAGGAGGAGTTTGGAGGACACGTACCTACAGTTTGGAGGACGGCTAAGAGGAGTATGGAGGACAAGTATCTACAG GTTGGGAAAACTGCTGAGTGTCTTCCGTAGGAGAAGCAGAAAAGTTGGCCCAGCTCCAGTGGACATTCCCATCACTCCTAAAAAGCCACCTAGGGCTGAAGAGAAGAAGACCCCAGGCCGTCGCTGGTGGTTCTGCCGGGGATGCCAGAAGCAACCTCTTATGGGCAAGCAGCCAGTCTGCCTTCATTATCCAGATCCCCAATACCTGTCTAGCAAGATGGAGAGTATCCTTGCAGAGAGAGCCAGTGCTTTGG AGAGTGTGGAGTCTTCTTGTCCACTTCCCACCCTTCAATCGGAGACGAATCTGCCCATGAATGTAACAGCCATCTCAAAGATGTTCATAAAAATCAACAGCAGAAAGGAG GACATCCTGGTATGCTCTGACCAAGAGAAGCTAGACTTTCTCCGGGCTCTCTCTGCCAGTTGCATAGATGCTTTAGAGATGGGGAAGAAAGACCCGGGTCTCCGGCCCCCAAAGATTGAGTTAATCAAGGCCATTGTG gtGGTGCTGGAGAGCCTACCATTAACCTCCGTGCCTTCTCCTGTGCTGTCTTGTGCCATGCTGGCACTCTACCATCTCAG cAAGTTCAAGCCTTCACTCAATCGGGACATGGAATCACATGTTCTACGCCTGATTTTATACCAGGTCTTCACCATGGAGAGCTCCGCTGACCGCAAAGAG GACTTCTACATCTCCTCATGCTCAACACTTGAGCTTCTGCTGAAGGGTTTTCTCACAGAGGATGGAACTGTAGACCATCTGCTCTTCCTGCTGAAG CATATTAATTTTTGGCTGCAAGGAAGCAGGGAAGAAAAGCTCCGGGCCCTAACATGTGCTTCAGCCCTAATTGACCATGCCACCGATATCCTAGGCCCTAAA GCAGCAGAACAATTCCCTGAATGGGGTCAGATGGTGTGCCAGTACATCATCCATATCAGTTCCAGCAACCCGGTAGTGAGTGAGGCAGCGAGGGATGTTCTTTCATCCATGTACAAGTTCCTCTGTATCCAGAAAA GGCTTTCTCTAGCATACATCCAAGAGTTTTGGTGCCCTGAATACTGTGACACAGAAATGCTGGGCTATGTGGATACCTGTCTGGCAGTAGAG